A window from Planococcus maritimus encodes these proteins:
- a CDS encoding alanine/glycine:cation symporter family protein: MEALTEFLGTVSGYVWGPPLLILLVGTGIFLTVRLGLLQLRLLPYALKLTFSKNPDKDAEGDISHFQALSTAMAATVGTGNIVGVATAVILGGPGAVFWMWFSAFFGMATKYGEAVLAVKYRIVDAKGQMAGGPMYYLEHGLKQKWLAVLFAIFGAIAAFGIGNGTQSNSVASVVRDTFSVPTWITGIILTIFAAVVIIGGIKTIGKVTAFFVPFMALFYIIAGIIIMILNMDLIPAALGTIFSAAFTGEAAVGGAIGAAIRYGVARGVFSNEAGLGSAPIAAAAAKTDMPGRQALVSMTQVLFDTLIICSITGITIVMSGLYKDDSLEGAALTTAAFEQFLGGVGPYIVAIGLIFFASSTIIGWSYYGEKCFQYLFKSPGLLIVYRVAFVAMVFVGATVSLDVVWTFSDVMNGLMAFPNLIGLLGLSGVIVYETKKITAKIKEEKEQARSGN, translated from the coding sequence ATGGAGGCTTTAACAGAATTTCTAGGCACGGTCAGCGGTTATGTATGGGGACCGCCGCTTTTGATTCTCCTGGTAGGGACTGGGATTTTCTTGACGGTCCGGCTGGGACTTTTGCAATTGCGCTTATTGCCATATGCATTGAAGCTAACGTTCAGTAAAAACCCGGATAAAGATGCAGAGGGTGATATTTCTCATTTCCAAGCATTGTCGACAGCTATGGCTGCGACAGTTGGGACAGGAAATATCGTCGGGGTGGCAACAGCAGTCATTCTCGGTGGTCCTGGAGCTGTTTTCTGGATGTGGTTTTCTGCATTCTTCGGGATGGCAACAAAATACGGTGAAGCCGTTCTTGCTGTCAAATACCGCATTGTAGATGCTAAAGGACAAATGGCCGGCGGGCCGATGTATTATCTTGAGCACGGCTTGAAACAGAAATGGCTGGCCGTGCTATTCGCCATATTCGGCGCTATCGCTGCATTTGGTATCGGAAACGGCACACAGTCCAATTCTGTCGCATCTGTTGTACGCGATACTTTTTCTGTGCCAACATGGATTACAGGGATCATCTTGACGATCTTCGCTGCCGTTGTCATCATCGGCGGAATTAAAACAATCGGTAAAGTAACTGCATTTTTCGTACCATTTATGGCCTTATTTTATATCATTGCCGGAATCATCATCATGATTCTCAATATGGATCTTATTCCTGCAGCCCTCGGCACGATCTTTAGCGCTGCCTTTACGGGCGAAGCTGCAGTGGGTGGTGCGATCGGTGCTGCGATCCGCTACGGTGTAGCACGAGGCGTCTTCTCCAACGAAGCCGGCCTTGGTTCTGCACCGATCGCGGCGGCAGCGGCAAAAACCGATATGCCTGGCCGCCAAGCGTTGGTCTCGATGACTCAAGTGTTGTTCGACACTTTGATCATTTGTTCGATTACCGGTATCACCATTGTCATGTCCGGTTTATATAAGGATGACAGCCTTGAAGGCGCAGCGCTCACGACAGCTGCATTTGAGCAGTTCCTCGGAGGAGTTGGCCCTTATATCGTCGCCATTGGTTTAATTTTCTTCGCATCGTCGACCATCATTGGCTGGTCTTACTACGGCGAGAAGTGTTTCCAGTATTTGTTCAAGAGTCCGGGCTTGTTGATCGTTTACCGCGTCGCCTTTGTGGCAATGGTATTTGTCGGCGCGACGGTCTCGCTTGATGTCGTCTGGACCTTCTCAGATGTCATGAATGGCTTAATGGCATTCCCGAACTTGATCGGCCTTCTCGGACTTTCCGGCGTCATCGTTTACGAGACGAAGAAAATCACGGCGAAGATCAAAGAAGAGAAAGAACAGGCTCGCTCTGGCAATTGA
- a CDS encoding pseudouridine-5'-phosphate glycosidase, which yields MTNVISYSTEVQEAIKQNTPVVALESTIISHGMPYPQNVETAREVEQIVRDHGAVPATIALMDGQIKIGLSDEELELLGTAPDVAKVSRRDIGQLLATKKIGATTVAATMIFAELAGIRVFATGGIGGVHRGAETTMDISADLEELSTTSVAVVCAGAKSILDIGLTLEYLETKGVPVIGYQTEEMPAFYTRQSGFPLSCNSQSIEELASILKAQWSLGLKGGAVIANPIPQEHALEQSFIDSIIERAMAEAHANGIKGKDVTPFLLGKIKELTEGESLVANIELVKHNAKVGAELAASYHAL from the coding sequence ATGACAAACGTAATCAGCTATTCAACAGAAGTCCAGGAAGCCATTAAACAGAACACGCCAGTCGTGGCATTGGAATCGACGATCATCTCGCACGGCATGCCATATCCTCAAAACGTGGAGACGGCACGTGAAGTAGAACAAATCGTCCGCGATCATGGTGCTGTGCCAGCGACGATCGCTTTAATGGACGGCCAGATCAAAATTGGCTTGTCGGATGAAGAGTTAGAACTTTTGGGCACTGCACCTGACGTGGCAAAAGTATCGCGGCGAGATATCGGACAATTGCTTGCCACTAAAAAGATTGGCGCGACGACAGTGGCAGCGACCATGATTTTCGCTGAACTTGCGGGCATACGCGTTTTTGCAACAGGCGGCATCGGCGGAGTTCACCGTGGGGCAGAGACGACAATGGACATTTCGGCCGATTTGGAAGAGCTTTCGACTACGAGCGTTGCGGTCGTTTGTGCAGGAGCAAAATCGATTTTGGATATCGGACTGACACTCGAATACTTAGAGACAAAAGGGGTTCCGGTCATCGGTTACCAGACGGAGGAAATGCCAGCATTCTACACACGGCAAAGTGGCTTCCCTTTAAGTTGCAATTCCCAATCGATTGAAGAACTCGCAAGTATCTTGAAGGCGCAATGGTCGCTCGGCTTAAAGGGCGGGGCTGTCATCGCCAACCCAATTCCTCAAGAGCATGCGCTAGAACAATCATTCATAGACAGCATTATCGAGCGAGCAATGGCTGAAGCACATGCAAACGGCATTAAAGGAAAAGACGTAACGCCATTTTTGCTCGGCAAAATTAAAGAACTAACAGAAGGCGAAAGCCTCGTCGCCAATATCGAACTGGTTAAGCACAATGCTAAGGTCGGAGCCGAACTCGCGGCTTCGTATCATGCACTTTAA
- a CDS encoding DUF1128 domain-containing protein, which translates to MDLSKQSPENVDFMIEEIKTKLRMVNVDAMKAEHFNSSEYEDLREIYEMVKNRNNFSPNEMQAIASELGSLRK; encoded by the coding sequence ATGGATTTATCCAAACAGTCACCTGAGAACGTCGATTTTATGATTGAGGAAATAAAAACGAAGCTGCGTATGGTCAATGTTGATGCAATGAAAGCGGAGCATTTCAATTCTTCCGAGTACGAAGACTTGCGCGAAATTTACGAGATGGTCAAAAATCGTAATAATTTCAGCCCGAATGAAATGCAAGCCATTGCCTCTGAACTTGGTTCATTACGCAAATAA
- a CDS encoding class I SAM-dependent methyltransferase, which yields MIDVMKMVKARTYMKRNEPFLYSWHAYVGYELDLFKSFERPMTQFDVADALDLDEQLLAQWVAIGVSIGYLKEVSRNRYQIKNRWKLPKSKGNNSSGVLLKEMMELHLPTLLQYPEMMRNRSRLHFDEDEHAGTVAETSRLLEVLAYPKMAKRLKEKNCRRVLDIGCGEGGYIKKMGLRFPSTQFTGIEISEEVVETAKQLTAAQDNVFIEQADLWNYKPESPQDMVMINNVLHYIPLEKRQALFKEISSWVEEGGILSIVTPIAGGPDSPPFANVFNSFFSSFDNLYRLPKREELIEWGEEAGLEMLSLQTVIKEGGWYIVQYEKKS from the coding sequence ATGATTGATGTGATGAAAATGGTAAAAGCCAGAACATATATGAAACGCAATGAGCCGTTCCTGTATAGCTGGCATGCTTATGTTGGATATGAATTAGATTTGTTCAAGTCATTTGAACGACCGATGACACAATTTGATGTGGCAGATGCACTTGACCTTGATGAACAATTGCTCGCGCAATGGGTAGCGATTGGCGTATCGATTGGATACTTGAAAGAAGTGAGCCGCAACCGTTACCAGATTAAGAATCGGTGGAAGTTACCAAAATCCAAAGGCAATAATTCTTCAGGCGTGTTGCTAAAAGAAATGATGGAACTGCATCTCCCAACCTTGCTCCAATATCCCGAAATGATGCGCAACCGGAGTCGTCTCCATTTCGATGAAGACGAACACGCAGGAACCGTGGCAGAGACTAGCCGACTGTTAGAAGTTTTAGCCTATCCAAAAATGGCCAAAAGGCTGAAGGAGAAAAACTGTCGACGTGTACTCGACATTGGCTGCGGAGAAGGTGGCTACATAAAAAAAATGGGGCTGCGATTCCCATCTACACAATTTACAGGAATTGAAATTAGCGAAGAAGTAGTGGAAACGGCGAAACAATTGACGGCAGCACAAGACAATGTCTTTATTGAGCAGGCAGATTTGTGGAATTACAAGCCCGAATCTCCGCAGGACATGGTGATGATTAATAATGTGCTGCACTACATCCCGCTCGAAAAACGCCAGGCTTTGTTCAAGGAAATCAGCAGCTGGGTCGAAGAGGGGGGCATTTTATCGATCGTCACACCAATCGCCGGAGGCCCAGACAGCCCACCGTTTGCCAACGTGTTCAATAGCTTTTTCTCATCCTTCGATAATCTCTACCGACTGCCGAAAAGAGAAGAGCTCATCGAATGGGGAGAAGAAGCCGGACTCGAAATGCTCAGCCTCCAGACCGTCATCAAAGAAGGCGGCTGGTATATCGTGCAATATGAAAAGAAAAGCTGA
- a CDS encoding FAD-dependent oxidoreductase, translating to MKTDVFIGGGGIGGLTLALKLVRRGFSVVLAERMAVRSPTYKGELLQPKSMQVFDGLGVYESVCDRSNEIKVLDMLELSSTLKVKDQSFMDYSVLPGKYNAAYMIHHEELKTIIREAACEYDNFHYLKGTACKGYTDHAAILQKGTEKFEVEAKFFFGAEGRSSVTRKAMEVEVKQTTYNHHFLTVTFPRAENFTDGKIISTYNRFLGLFPLPDDQVRSVYLIPPGDYKTLKEKPISHFHKLYTDLAPAVDGYVQQLTDWKKIQLMIPVMYHANSYVKGNKAIIGDAAHAVHPMAGEGMNMAIQDADVLGELAADMLAEKTADTANLKWYEKVRYRRADHVIQLSHLAALAYSFPYRPVSYLRQRTFERMEEDPILHFKQMLNVSGLGLWKENVRDRFIQGGFMPVRAKELTAGTKELKYYKPEDDYPWKVEGFK from the coding sequence ATGAAAACGGATGTGTTTATCGGCGGAGGGGGAATAGGCGGGTTAACGCTCGCGTTGAAGTTGGTGCGGCGCGGCTTTAGTGTCGTGCTCGCCGAACGCATGGCCGTGCGCTCTCCGACTTATAAAGGAGAGCTGCTGCAGCCGAAGAGCATGCAAGTGTTCGATGGGCTTGGCGTATACGAGTCCGTTTGTGATCGGTCCAATGAAATCAAAGTACTCGACATGCTCGAACTGTCCAGTACCTTGAAAGTGAAAGACCAATCCTTCATGGATTACAGCGTGTTGCCAGGAAAGTACAATGCCGCTTACATGATTCATCATGAAGAACTGAAGACGATTATTCGGGAAGCGGCATGTGAATACGACAACTTCCATTATTTAAAAGGCACTGCTTGTAAAGGCTATACTGATCACGCGGCCATTCTTCAAAAAGGCACTGAGAAATTTGAAGTAGAAGCCAAGTTCTTTTTCGGCGCAGAAGGCCGGTCATCGGTGACGCGAAAAGCGATGGAAGTCGAAGTCAAGCAGACCACCTACAACCATCATTTTCTGACAGTGACGTTTCCGCGTGCGGAGAATTTCACAGACGGCAAAATCATTTCCACGTACAACCGTTTCCTCGGGCTGTTCCCGCTTCCTGACGATCAAGTGCGAAGTGTATATTTGATTCCGCCGGGAGATTATAAAACCTTGAAGGAAAAGCCCATTAGCCATTTTCATAAACTGTACACCGACTTGGCGCCGGCTGTGGACGGTTATGTCCAGCAGTTGACGGACTGGAAAAAAATCCAGTTGATGATTCCAGTCATGTATCATGCCAATTCCTATGTAAAAGGCAATAAAGCCATTATTGGCGATGCGGCGCATGCAGTTCATCCAATGGCAGGAGAAGGCATGAACATGGCGATACAAGATGCCGATGTGCTCGGGGAGCTTGCGGCGGATATGCTAGCTGAGAAGACGGCCGATACAGCCAATTTGAAATGGTACGAAAAAGTACGTTATCGCAGAGCGGACCATGTTATCCAGTTGAGCCATTTGGCAGCACTCGCTTATTCATTTCCGTACCGTCCAGTCAGTTATCTGCGCCAGCGGACATTCGAACGCATGGAAGAAGACCCAATCCTCCATTTCAAGCAGATGCTAAATGTCTCAGGCCTCGGTCTCTGGAAGGAAAACGTCCGGGACCGCTTTATTCAAGGCGGGTTTATGCCGGTGCGTGCAAAGGAATTAACAGCAGGCACAAAAGAACTGAAATACTACAAACCGGAAGATGATTACCCGTGGAAAGTGGAGGGATTTAAATGA
- a CDS encoding SE1561 family protein, with the protein MGKSLTDKEQQVTYMKQRLSMFLDVLDAIEPESTELEDIDRLIAMVDDLDTKMQQFKNRPETESE; encoded by the coding sequence ATGGGAAAATCCCTTACAGATAAGGAACAGCAAGTAACGTACATGAAACAAAGGCTCAGCATGTTCCTCGATGTGTTAGATGCCATCGAACCAGAAAGCACCGAGCTTGAAGATATCGACCGACTGATTGCCATGGTTGATGACCTGGATACTAAAATGCAGCAATTCAAAAACCGTCCTGAAACTGAAAGCGAATAA
- a CDS encoding MFS transporter — translation MKHFLSSERARFWILVAIVSISGFSQGMLLPLIAVIFEQDGVSSALNGLSATGLYIGIIVVAPFMEPQLRKFGFKPLILVGGAMVILALLSFPLWKSVLFWFVLRILIGVGDQALHFSTQTWITSTSHHHKLGRNIAIYGMSFSVGFGAGPLFVPLVQVFEALPFIISGGLCLIAWSLVFFLRNDFPEYSASSMGAKGTLQRFRTALIIGWVAFLPPLGYGFLEASLSAIYPVYALRQSFDISMVSYILAAFSVGAIATQLPLGELSDRIGRKKVLMLALSGGGVSFLVATFVESNAWLTLILFMVAGMFVGSTFSLGISYMTDLMPKELLPTGNLLCGVAFSVGSLIGPAAGGMFLEVTEQLSFLLLITGILLTLFTIIAFKGPKKRIV, via the coding sequence ATGAAACATTTCTTATCAAGCGAACGTGCCCGCTTTTGGATTTTGGTTGCCATTGTGTCGATTTCCGGATTCTCACAAGGTATGTTATTACCGCTGATTGCCGTCATTTTTGAACAAGACGGCGTATCCTCTGCTTTAAATGGCCTCAGTGCCACAGGATTATACATAGGAATCATCGTTGTTGCACCGTTTATGGAGCCGCAGTTGAGAAAGTTCGGGTTTAAACCACTTATTTTAGTTGGCGGGGCAATGGTCATTCTCGCGCTGCTGTCGTTTCCGTTATGGAAAAGCGTGTTGTTTTGGTTTGTCTTGCGCATTCTGATTGGTGTCGGGGACCAGGCGCTGCATTTTTCAACGCAGACTTGGATCACCAGCACGTCGCATCATCATAAACTTGGCCGCAATATTGCGATCTATGGCATGTCGTTCAGTGTCGGCTTTGGCGCAGGGCCATTGTTTGTGCCGCTTGTCCAAGTGTTCGAGGCCTTGCCTTTCATCATTTCTGGAGGACTTTGTTTGATCGCTTGGTCGCTGGTGTTTTTTCTGCGCAATGATTTTCCGGAGTATTCCGCTAGTTCGATGGGTGCCAAAGGGACCTTGCAACGTTTTCGGACAGCGCTTATCATCGGCTGGGTCGCCTTTTTGCCGCCGCTTGGCTACGGATTTTTGGAAGCGTCACTCAGCGCGATTTATCCAGTCTATGCCTTGCGCCAGTCGTTTGATATTAGCATGGTCTCTTATATTCTTGCCGCATTTTCCGTCGGTGCGATAGCCACCCAATTGCCGCTCGGTGAACTGAGTGACCGCATCGGCCGAAAGAAAGTCCTGATGCTGGCACTTAGTGGCGGGGGCGTATCGTTTTTAGTGGCGACTTTCGTCGAATCGAATGCTTGGCTCACGCTTATCTTATTCATGGTGGCCGGCATGTTTGTCGGCTCGACGTTTTCCCTTGGCATTTCCTATATGACAGATTTGATGCCAAAAGAATTGTTGCCAACGGGTAATTTATTATGCGGAGTAGCTTTCAGCGTCGGCAGTTTGATAGGCCCGGCAGCAGGCGGCATGTTCTTAGAAGTCACGGAGCAGTTGAGTTTCCTGTTGTTGATTACAGGCATTCTACTGACCTTGTTCACCATCATTGCGTTCAAGGGCCCCAAAAAACGAATCGTGTGA
- a CDS encoding YihY/virulence factor BrkB family protein produces MASSKKNGRSQVQKPKYDVLTGRGFIKELAIRIKDVDVQGLGAQLAFFFLLSIFPLLIFLVNLLPYLNLPREEVFTFMENVIPGEVYVLVEQTLNEILTNQNGGLLSFGVLATIWSASLGMDALIKSLNATYRVKESRPLLLARGMSILMTILLIIMLVVALALPIFGRQIGLFFFAFLGLEEGFLELWGMIRFTIPALITFVVCAVIYWLAPNVRISFRTVLPGAAFASLGWLLLSYLFSIYINNFGNFSATYGSIGGIILLLLWLYLSAMLLIIGGQLNAVMQGRRHSRKRLKQKKTALPGK; encoded by the coding sequence ATGGCAAGCTCTAAAAAGAACGGCCGGTCTCAAGTGCAAAAGCCGAAATATGATGTACTGACTGGCCGTGGTTTTATAAAAGAATTAGCGATACGGATTAAAGACGTCGATGTGCAGGGACTCGGAGCGCAATTGGCGTTTTTTTTCCTATTATCGATTTTTCCGCTGTTGATTTTCCTTGTCAACTTATTGCCTTATTTAAACTTGCCCAGAGAAGAAGTCTTTACGTTCATGGAAAATGTGATTCCTGGTGAAGTATATGTACTAGTCGAACAGACTTTGAACGAAATCCTCACCAATCAAAATGGCGGCTTGCTATCGTTTGGTGTACTTGCAACGATTTGGTCAGCCAGCCTTGGGATGGATGCATTGATCAAATCCTTAAATGCGACCTACCGTGTAAAGGAAAGCCGGCCGTTATTGCTGGCAAGAGGTATGTCGATTTTAATGACCATTCTGTTAATCATCATGCTGGTTGTGGCGCTCGCCTTGCCAATATTCGGCCGACAGATCGGTTTGTTCTTTTTTGCTTTTCTTGGGCTTGAGGAAGGGTTCTTGGAGTTGTGGGGAATGATCCGCTTCACCATTCCGGCCTTGATCACCTTTGTTGTGTGCGCTGTCATTTACTGGCTTGCGCCGAATGTACGCATAAGTTTCAGGACGGTGTTGCCGGGAGCAGCATTCGCTTCGCTCGGCTGGCTTTTACTGTCTTACTTGTTCTCCATCTATATTAATAATTTCGGCAATTTCTCAGCAACATACGGAAGCATTGGCGGAATAATCCTATTATTGCTTTGGCTGTATTTATCAGCGATGCTGTTGATTATCGGCGGTCAATTAAATGCCGTCATGCAAGGCAGGAGACATTCTAGAAAACGACTCAAGCAAAAAAAGACGGCTCTACCCGGTAAATAA
- a CDS encoding OsmC family protein, with product MKFSMNEHGFTGHLPFGELHVSTNEEHGFRPYQLLVSSLAICSAGIIRKVLDKQRMPAQDIEVEVKEIVRVAEEADRVSKVHLHFRIKGDINEAKMPRVMELTRKNCSMVRSVEDSIDIVETYEIV from the coding sequence ATGAAATTTTCCATGAATGAACACGGATTTACCGGGCATCTGCCATTCGGCGAGCTCCACGTATCCACTAATGAAGAACACGGATTCCGGCCTTATCAATTGCTGGTCTCTTCGCTTGCCATTTGCAGCGCAGGCATCATCCGCAAGGTCTTGGATAAGCAACGCATGCCGGCACAAGATATCGAAGTGGAGGTAAAAGAAATCGTCCGTGTCGCTGAAGAAGCAGACCGTGTTTCAAAAGTCCACTTGCATTTCCGCATAAAAGGCGACATCAACGAAGCTAAAATGCCGCGTGTCATGGAATTGACGCGTAAAAACTGCTCGATGGTCCGATCGGTTGAAGATTCCATCGACATCGTAGAAACCTACGAAATCGTCTAA
- a CDS encoding heavy metal translocating P-type ATPase: MWSKVRPHIELIAAVLSGILIIIAYILELQDIALPSVIVYLLAFVIGGYAKAKYGIKKTIEDKELNVEFLMILAAIGASVIGYWTEGAILIFIFALSGALETYTMNKSRKELSALMEMQPDEAWLLKESGETVRVPVGELNTGDLISVRPGERFPVDGEVHTGQTAVDESAISGEAIPVSKYARDNLFAGTVNLSGSITMVMTKPSSETMFQKIIELVQSAESEKSPSQQFIERFEGRYVKVVLLVFVLMLFLPHFLMGWSWNETLYRAMVLLVVASPCALVASIMPATLAAISNGAKSGVIFKGGAHLENLSVIKAIAFDKTGTLTRGKPEVTDFIIRRDANREQVMALVAGIESQSNHPLAKAITDFVIQQGIEPLRGLQVVDVPGNGLKTHFASDEILVGKPGFVGEEEAYAFENGILAILANQGKTVTFISDGHGILAAMALKDTVRDITKSTIAELQDRGIYCIMLTGDNRKTAKAIAEETGVDEYIAECLPGDKVQHLKKLLAKYEYVAMTGDGINDAPALATATTGIAMGEGTDIALETADVILMKNDLSRISYSIRLAKKMQRIVKQNVFFSVAVILVLIFSNFFQAISLPLGVIGHEGSTILVILNGLRMLNRNV; this comes from the coding sequence ATGTGGAGTAAAGTTCGGCCTCATATCGAATTGATAGCTGCGGTGTTATCCGGAATTCTGATTATCATTGCCTACATCCTGGAATTGCAGGATATCGCTCTGCCATCAGTGATTGTTTATTTGCTGGCGTTCGTTATTGGTGGATACGCCAAGGCCAAGTACGGCATCAAAAAAACCATCGAAGACAAAGAGTTAAACGTCGAATTTCTGATGATTTTAGCAGCGATCGGCGCATCCGTTATTGGTTACTGGACAGAAGGCGCCATCTTGATCTTCATCTTTGCATTAAGCGGCGCCCTAGAAACCTATACAATGAACAAAAGCCGAAAAGAATTGTCTGCTCTCATGGAGATGCAACCAGATGAAGCATGGTTATTAAAAGAGTCCGGCGAGACCGTGCGTGTTCCGGTCGGTGAATTGAATACCGGGGACTTAATCTCCGTCCGTCCGGGTGAACGTTTCCCTGTCGATGGCGAAGTCCATACCGGACAGACTGCCGTCGATGAGTCTGCCATCAGTGGCGAAGCAATTCCAGTGTCCAAATACGCACGCGATAATTTATTTGCGGGCACTGTTAATTTGTCCGGCTCAATTACCATGGTCATGACCAAACCTAGTTCAGAAACCATGTTCCAAAAAATCATTGAACTCGTACAATCCGCAGAAAGCGAGAAGTCTCCCTCTCAACAATTTATCGAACGCTTTGAAGGCCGTTACGTTAAAGTCGTCTTGCTTGTCTTCGTGCTGATGTTGTTCCTTCCACATTTTTTGATGGGGTGGAGTTGGAATGAAACCCTTTACCGGGCCATGGTATTGCTTGTCGTAGCTTCACCTTGTGCATTGGTCGCATCCATTATGCCCGCTACGCTCGCCGCCATTTCAAATGGTGCTAAAAGCGGCGTGATTTTTAAGGGGGGTGCACATTTAGAGAATTTGAGCGTCATTAAAGCCATTGCTTTCGATAAAACCGGCACCTTGACACGTGGCAAACCCGAAGTAACTGATTTCATCATCCGCCGTGATGCAAATCGCGAGCAAGTAATGGCACTTGTTGCAGGAATCGAATCGCAATCGAATCATCCACTCGCCAAAGCAATTACCGATTTTGTTATTCAACAAGGAATTGAACCACTGCGCGGTTTGCAAGTGGTGGATGTTCCAGGTAATGGTTTGAAGACGCACTTCGCAAGCGATGAAATCCTGGTCGGCAAGCCCGGATTTGTCGGTGAAGAAGAAGCCTATGCTTTCGAAAACGGGATTCTGGCCATTTTGGCGAATCAAGGGAAAACCGTCACATTTATTAGCGATGGCCATGGCATATTGGCTGCCATGGCGCTTAAAGACACCGTTCGCGATATTACCAAGTCCACCATTGCCGAACTTCAAGACCGCGGCATCTATTGCATCATGCTGACTGGTGATAACCGAAAAACCGCAAAAGCCATTGCAGAAGAAACCGGTGTTGATGAATACATTGCCGAATGCTTGCCAGGCGACAAAGTCCAGCACTTAAAAAAGTTACTCGCCAAATATGAATATGTAGCAATGACAGGAGACGGCATCAACGACGCTCCAGCTCTTGCGACCGCAACAACCGGCATCGCCATGGGCGAAGGAACAGACATCGCATTAGAAACCGCAGACGTCATTCTGATGAAAAATGATTTGTCCCGGATTTCTTACTCGATCCGACTGGCTAAAAAAATGCAGCGCATCGTTAAACAAAATGTCTTTTTCTCAGTTGCTGTCATCCTCGTGCTTATTTTCTCGAACTTTTTCCAGGCCATTTCTCTGCCGCTAGGCGTCATTGGCCATGAAGGCAGCACCATTTTGGTCATTTTAAATGGATTGCGCATGCTTAACCGCAATGTTTGA
- a CDS encoding YtxH domain-containing protein — MSQNKLMTGIVVGAAVGALVSLLDRNTREDVVDKSKRASDNAKYYASNKDELKSAFKEQAERAQNLYARISEDAAYVGGKVEQVRKLVPEVKEVAQDARGAVMETKEAVVESKDDVLSAVKEDNPSPSSSLTDDSSSDNSNNSSNSNNSNNSYNQNRN, encoded by the coding sequence ATGAGCCAAAACAAATTAATGACAGGGATAGTAGTAGGAGCGGCTGTAGGAGCGTTAGTTTCATTATTGGACCGCAACACACGTGAAGACGTGGTGGATAAATCGAAAAGAGCAAGCGATAACGCTAAATACTATGCCAGCAATAAAGATGAGTTGAAGTCTGCTTTTAAAGAACAGGCAGAGCGTGCCCAAAATCTGTACGCGCGTATTTCTGAAGATGCTGCATATGTAGGTGGAAAAGTGGAACAAGTGAGAAAATTAGTGCCAGAAGTGAAAGAAGTAGCACAAGATGCAAGAGGCGCCGTGATGGAAACGAAAGAAGCGGTTGTCGAATCTAAAGATGATGTCCTATCAGCAGTGAAAGAAGACAACCCATCACCGAGTTCTTCATTGACGGACGATTCATCTTCTGACAACTCAAACAACTCAAGTAATTCAAACAACTCAAACAACTCGTACAACCAGAACCGCAACTGA